From one Streptomyces sp. NBC_01478 genomic stretch:
- a CDS encoding DUF397 domain-containing protein, protein MTTEAPQWFTSSYSDNGGACIEVATNLVASRGVVPVRDSKNPGGPVLGFPAGAFASFVTNVRTGGFTAV, encoded by the coding sequence GTGACGACCGAAGCCCCGCAGTGGTTCACGTCCTCCTACAGCGACAACGGCGGCGCCTGCATCGAGGTCGCCACCAACCTCGTCGCCTCGCGCGGTGTGGTCCCCGTCCGTGACTCCAAGAACCCGGGCGGTCCGGTTCTCGGCTTCCCGGCAGGCGCCTTCGCTTCCTTCGTGACGAACGTGCGGACCGGAGGGTTCACCGCCGTCTGA
- a CDS encoding WD40 repeat domain-containing protein: protein MAFLRDGSLALMGDAGGTCRYPSPESKQPKLDLPSTNVWRSGRTYDIGEPRALLASPNGDSLAFFGRGRGELRPHRGNGWDRHSYSLGDSVRTGAFHPKRALLAVADMYGGDVQLWQTDLRKPVRVGRLTGHHDSVLALDFSPDRERLATASADGTVRIWDVSRF from the coding sequence ATGGCATTCCTCCGCGACGGCAGCCTCGCGCTCATGGGCGACGCGGGTGGAACGTGCCGGTACCCGTCCCCCGAATCCAAACAGCCCAAGCTCGACCTCCCGTCCACGAACGTCTGGCGTTCCGGCCGGACGTACGACATCGGCGAACCTAGGGCCCTCCTCGCCAGCCCCAACGGCGATTCCCTCGCCTTCTTCGGCCGTGGTCGCGGTGAACTACGCCCCCACCGCGGCAACGGCTGGGACCGCCACTCCTACAGCCTGGGCGACTCGGTGCGCACCGGCGCTTTCCATCCGAAGCGCGCCCTCCTCGCCGTCGCCGACATGTACGGCGGCGACGTACAGCTCTGGCAGACGGACCTGCGTAAACCGGTCAGGGTCGGGAGGCTGACCGGTCACCACGACTCGGTGCTCGCGTTGGACTTCAGCCCGGACAGGGAAAGGCTCGCCACCGCGAGCGCCGACGGCACGGTACGCATTTGGGACGTGAGCCGCTTCTAG